From the genome of Methanomicrobia archaeon, one region includes:
- a CDS encoding riboflavin synthase yields MKKVGIADTTFARYDMAAAAIAELQKHASVKIERYTVPGIKDLPVAAKKLVEERGCEIVMALGMPGPKAIDKQCAHEASTGLISAQLLTSTHIIEVFVYEDELEDEKALAWLADRRAREHAQNVIKLLFKPQELEREAGQGKREGFEDAGPLRV; encoded by the coding sequence ATGAAGAAAGTAGGGATTGCCGATACGACCTTTGCGCGCTATGATATGGCTGCGGCCGCGATTGCAGAGCTGCAGAAGCACGCATCGGTGAAGATCGAGCGGTACACCGTTCCGGGAATAAAGGACCTGCCGGTGGCTGCGAAGAAGCTGGTCGAGGAACGCGGCTGCGAGATCGTTATGGCGCTCGGGATGCCGGGTCCGAAAGCGATTGACAAGCAGTGTGCGCACGAGGCCTCGACCGGGCTCATTAGCGCGCAGTTGCTCACCTCGACGCATATCATTGAGGTCTTTGTCTACGAGGACGAGCTCGAGGATGAGAAGGCGTTGGCGTGGCTCGCAGACCGCCGAGCTCGCGAGCATGCGCAGAACGTGATCAAATTGCTCTTCAAGCCGCAGGAGCTGGAGCGTGAAGCGGGTCAGGGCAAACGTGAAGGCTTCGAGGATGCGGGGCCGCTGCGGGTGTGA
- a CDS encoding PKD domain-containing protein → MKIDQKRKEKTLVGFVVTVFMFASIFVAVTGTTDARSNGGSYNIIDKQAISEPDLSMALKVGIKSVSSIAAGTDLIIDMSGMGLVVWLSRDTVALEDRFTINGNATPNTILNLLIISPKGFGGTVISGSGNGIYNTTVTVASDGTFSKKINVGFNVDLGSYAIVVLTPGADGVYNGLPSGTSCDNFMEELEKKYTLSSKTQEQLRAIISDATTAAAGSDDLMSLCSIKVEVPYVELDPIESVRIGEPLAVSGTTNREDGHTILVTVIGPVELRPKVARAEDGMFNVTFDTADAVEGTYTVKADDGDGHTDTTIVIIFDSVNYPPTASIDSITPNPAKQGKDTLSFIGHGNDSNGSVVAYNWTSSIDGLLNTSSSFTKPASELSGGTHIIYFIVQDDYGAWSSPAIEDLTITTNEPPVASFSYLPVNPTVNEAIFFNASASYDPDGSIISYNWSFGDGTIADTSEAIIIHAYASTGEYTVNLTLTDNEGATNRTSRVIKVFLDVPYFDTGPGTYPSIPGTHTGTITMTHTVNVSKIYLYPCTGTGGHINYAKIWNASWDGAEVYWNGYVGDWHNLSFDKNFTLVAGETYSYIIKTGSYPQIHHTPELLTAKGWITSSEFVDVNGKQHEGWIPAIKLT, encoded by the coding sequence ATGAAGATAGACCAAAAGAGAAAGGAAAAAACGCTGGTGGGCTTTGTAGTGACAGTGTTCATGTTCGCTTCGATCTTCGTGGCTGTGACGGGAACCACAGATGCTCGAAGCAATGGGGGTTCATACAATATCATCGATAAACAGGCGATTTCTGAGCCTGATCTGTCCATGGCCCTTAAAGTTGGTATAAAGTCAGTTTCATCGATCGCCGCAGGAACTGACCTGATCATAGATATGAGTGGCATGGGCTTGGTAGTTTGGCTATCGAGGGACACCGTAGCGCTAGAAGACCGTTTTACTATCAATGGTAATGCTACGCCCAACACTATTTTGAATCTACTTATAATCAGTCCAAAAGGCTTTGGTGGTACCGTAATCAGTGGAAGTGGTAACGGTATTTACAATACTACCGTGACCGTTGCTTCAGATGGTACATTTTCTAAGAAGATAAACGTAGGGTTTAATGTGGACCTCGGCAGTTATGCAATTGTGGTACTTACTCCTGGAGCCGATGGTGTCTACAATGGCTTGCCTTCAGGGACCTCCTGTGATAACTTCATGGAGGAATTAGAGAAGAAATATACTCTCTCTTCTAAGACGCAGGAACAGCTTCGTGCAATAATATCTGATGCAACAACAGCAGCCGCAGGAAGCGATGATTTGATGAGCCTGTGCTCAATAAAGGTGGAAGTTCCGTATGTCGAACTCGATCCGATTGAGTCGGTAAGAATTGGAGAACCATTGGCTGTAAGCGGGACTACCAATCGAGAGGATGGACATACAATCCTCGTCACGGTAATAGGGCCTGTGGAGTTAAGACCTAAGGTGGCTAGAGCGGAAGATGGCATGTTCAACGTGACGTTCGACACAGCTGATGCAGTGGAAGGGACGTATACCGTGAAGGCAGATGATGGTGATGGGCATACGGATACTACAATCGTGATAATATTCGATTCAGTGAACTACCCGCCAACTGCCAGCATTGATTCTATAACACCAAACCCCGCGAAGCAGGGTAAGGATACCCTATCTTTTATCGGTCACGGGAACGATTCTAACGGTTCTGTCGTCGCTTATAACTGGACTTCCAGCATTGATGGTCTTTTGAATACTTCCTCATCTTTCACCAAACCAGCGTCTGAGCTCTCAGGGGGAACGCACATCATTTACTTCATCGTGCAGGACGATTACGGAGCGTGGTCTTCTCCTGCTATCGAGGATCTGACGATAACAACAAACGAACCACCTGTTGCATCATTCAGTTATTTGCCCGTGAATCCTACGGTAAATGAAGCTATATTCTTCAACGCCTCTGCTTCTTACGATCCCGATGGCAGCATTATTAGCTACAACTGGAGCTTTGGCGATGGTACTATAGCAGACACATCAGAGGCGATTATTATACATGCTTATGCATCTACAGGTGAGTACACCGTCAACTTAACCCTAACGGATAACGAGGGAGCAACGAATCGAACGTCCAGAGTGATTAAAGTGTTTCTGGACGTGCCCTACTTCGATACCGGGCCAGGCACCTACCCCAGTATACCCGGCACCCATACCGGAACGATAACGATGACGCACACCGTTAACGTGAGTAAGATCTACCTCTATCCCTGTACCGGTACAGGGGGACATATCAACTACGCCAAGATATGGAACGCTTCGTGGGACGGAGCAGAGGTGTATTGGAACGGTTACGTAGGCGACTGGCACAATCTTTCGTTCGATAAGAACTTCACGCTTGTAGCAGGTGAGACGTATAGCTATATTATCAAAACTGGTTCTTATCCCCAGATTCACCACACACCCGAACTACTGACAGCGAAGGGGTGGATCACCAGCTCGGAGTTCGTGGACGTGAACGGCAAGCAGCACGAGGGTTGGATACCAGCGATAAAGCTGACTTAA
- a CDS encoding UPF0280 family protein, producing the protein MKAYFQHKETCVWITADEKRYIELAKAEIQRQRRELERFARWHPYFLVTLEQYQLEEEVVGGGVRERERERERELPEIVQRMIESTEQFGIGPMAAVAGTLAELAVEAMRDAGATYAMVDNGGDIALLSDREVLVGIYAGASPFSSRIALRLTPSPSLQTVCTSSGTVGHSISFGIADAATVVGTSASLADAAATALGNAVTDAQELKAAFRAISHVAGIAGALVIYKDMLATWGNLPALVKTE; encoded by the coding sequence ATGAAAGCGTATTTCCAGCACAAAGAGACCTGCGTTTGGATTACCGCGGACGAGAAGCGGTACATAGAGCTGGCGAAAGCTGAGATACAGCGCCAGCGGCGGGAACTGGAACGGTTCGCGCGCTGGCACCCGTATTTTCTCGTGACACTCGAGCAGTATCAGCTCGAGGAGGAGGTGGTAGGCGGTGGGGTGCGTGAACGAGAACGAGAACGTGAGCGTGAACTGCCTGAAATCGTGCAGAGAATGATCGAATCCACGGAGCAGTTCGGTATCGGCCCTATGGCCGCGGTTGCAGGGACGCTGGCAGAACTCGCGGTGGAAGCGATGCGTGATGCCGGTGCGACCTATGCAATGGTGGATAACGGTGGTGATATAGCACTGCTCAGTGATCGCGAGGTACTCGTGGGCATATACGCAGGGGCGAGCCCATTCTCAAGCAGGATTGCGCTGCGGCTCACGCCCTCGCCTTCGTTGCAGACCGTGTGTACCTCATCGGGCACGGTCGGGCATTCGATCAGTTTTGGAATCGCTGATGCCGCTACGGTGGTCGGTACAAGCGCGTCGCTCGCCGATGCCGCTGCTACTGCGCTCGGTAACGCTGTTACGGACGCGCAGGAGCTCAAAGCGGCGTTTCGCGCCATCAGCCATGTAGCAGGTATTGCCGGTGCACTGGTGATTTATAAGGACATGCTGGCGACGTGGGGGAACCTGCCGGCGCTCGTCAAAACTGAATAA
- a CDS encoding DUF447 family protein, whose product MMDLEAAGIVEGISEVIVTTTSGAGAPNAAPIGLITQRTEVGDLRYSVKLYRGSQTLANVRETRTLAANVTDDVVVFVTTAFADLRAAYFTVFEAVPVLKDANAWIVFSVTSEAEYGEYVRFLLQPERIKINRKAVTAINRGRNAVLEAAIIVTRIDRAEDERAQAEMREQVKNYKELVMKCGGPREHAAMRLLEAICSDR is encoded by the coding sequence ATGATGGATCTGGAAGCAGCGGGGATCGTTGAGGGGATATCGGAAGTGATCGTTACGACGACATCGGGTGCAGGCGCGCCGAACGCCGCACCGATCGGGCTTATCACACAGCGTACCGAAGTAGGTGATCTGCGCTATTCCGTCAAGCTCTACCGGGGCTCACAGACTCTTGCCAATGTGCGGGAGACCAGAACGCTGGCGGCGAACGTGACCGATGATGTGGTAGTCTTCGTAACAACCGCGTTTGCGGATCTGCGTGCCGCGTATTTCACTGTTTTTGAGGCTGTACCGGTATTAAAGGATGCGAACGCGTGGATTGTCTTCTCAGTAACCTCCGAAGCGGAGTATGGGGAGTATGTCCGATTTCTCTTACAGCCCGAGCGGATAAAAATCAATCGAAAAGCGGTGACGGCGATAAATCGCGGACGGAACGCGGTACTTGAAGCTGCTATTATCGTAACCCGGATTGATCGTGCCGAAGACGAGCGAGCACAGGCTGAGATGCGAGAACAGGTAAAGAATTACAAGGAGCTAGTCATGAAGTGCGGTGGGCCGCGTGAGCACGCAGCGATGCGGCTTCTGGAAGCGATTTGCTCGGACCGGTAA
- a CDS encoding DNA polymerase subunit beta: MRARIRDFVITWQDWIFSVVSYDLGGEHLQCFLRYVPDAQGDRNSDHGRYRKLDFHEAYEFLRRHRPEYVTDVHAVPLEDVQKILRPEEQLPRIAAQNEQVSAIYALLAQHIPRGQIGITGSYLCGLNTAVSDLDFVIYGRRHFDTARAVVQAATADGRLTAIADTLWRRIYAKRRPELNYETFIAHELRKQHRGALGDTYFDMLYVRDADELRQLDPRNYERGEKLGYQTITARVTDSRFAFDSPAIYELEHPEIARILAFTHTYAGQAVAGELVEARGMLERTAAETRLVVGTTREARGEWICSRAALG; encoded by the coding sequence ATGAGAGCGCGCATCCGTGATTTCGTGATCACCTGGCAGGACTGGATCTTCTCGGTGGTCAGCTACGACCTCGGCGGCGAGCACCTGCAGTGTTTCTTGCGTTATGTCCCTGATGCGCAGGGCGACAGAAACTCAGACCACGGCAGATACCGCAAGCTGGATTTTCACGAGGCTTACGAGTTCTTACGCCGCCATCGGCCCGAGTACGTGACGGATGTGCATGCCGTACCGCTTGAGGACGTGCAGAAGATTCTGCGGCCTGAGGAGCAGTTACCACGCATCGCCGCGCAGAACGAGCAGGTCAGCGCCATCTATGCATTACTCGCTCAGCACATCCCTCGCGGACAGATCGGGATCACCGGCTCGTATCTCTGCGGTCTCAACACCGCCGTCTCAGACCTCGATTTCGTCATTTACGGCCGCCGGCACTTTGACACTGCGCGAGCGGTGGTGCAGGCCGCAACCGCCGACGGGCGCCTGACTGCGATAGCCGATACGCTCTGGCGCAGGATATACGCGAAACGGCGGCCGGAATTGAACTATGAGACGTTCATCGCACACGAACTCAGGAAGCAGCACCGCGGGGCGCTCGGTGATACGTATTTTGATATGCTGTACGTACGCGACGCGGACGAGCTCCGGCAACTGGATCCGCGGAATTACGAGCGTGGCGAGAAGCTCGGGTACCAGACGATTACAGCACGGGTGACTGATTCACGGTTCGCGTTTGATAGTCCCGCGATCTACGAGCTGGAGCACCCCGAGATCGCCAGGATCCTCGCCTTTACCCATACGTACGCCGGGCAGGCGGTAGCCGGGGAATTGGTAGAAGCTCGTGGCATGCTGGAACGAACAGCAGCTGAAACGCGATTGGTTGTGGGCACGACACGCGAGGCACGAGGTGAGTGGATCTGCTCACGCGCCGCCCTTGGATAA
- a CDS encoding 6,7-dimethyl-8-ribityllumazine synthase: MTEEKEGELKLGFVVSEFHRDITYQMEILGREHAAFLGATVTRTLYTPGTFDMPLAVKKLLTEGEVDAVVTLGCIIEGATEHDQMIGSQLTRKIMDLSLEYDKPVTLGVAGPGMTRLEAQERVDYAKRAVEAAVKLVKRLKE, encoded by the coding sequence ATGACGGAAGAAAAAGAAGGGGAGCTGAAATTGGGTTTCGTCGTCTCGGAGTTTCACCGGGACATCACGTATCAGATGGAGATCCTTGGCCGGGAGCATGCTGCGTTTCTCGGCGCGACCGTCACGCGCACGTTATACACGCCCGGGACGTTTGACATGCCCTTAGCGGTGAAGAAACTGCTCACTGAGGGTGAGGTTGACGCGGTGGTGACGCTCGGCTGCATTATCGAGGGTGCAACAGAGCATGATCAGATGATCGGGTCGCAATTGACGCGGAAGATTATGGACCTCTCGCTGGAGTACGATAAGCCCGTGACGCTGGGCGTTGCAGGCCCCGGGATGACGCGGTTAGAGGCTCAGGAACGCGTTGATTACGCAAAGCGGGCGGTAGAGGCTGCGGTAAAGCTGGTGAAACGGCTTAAAGAGTGA
- a CDS encoding DUF4276 family protein, producing the protein MIGVIVEGTSDEKVIREITHKLGVPAKIRRSRRGATIQSPRKTGSYVEDLLADCEKVVILKDSHCADPHEKERHLREKLEELGLPVEGDLHICMVVHAIESWLLADEAAIGAYLSSEVREIHSPENECKPEDVLDELFKRSGRVYLKGGEAPRELARRLRVEKVITKCPSFKKFKTLIE; encoded by the coding sequence ATGATCGGCGTAATAGTCGAAGGGACGTCCGACGAGAAGGTAATTCGTGAAATTACTCATAAGCTGGGAGTGCCTGCAAAGATCAGGAGATCCCGACGGGGCGCAACGATACAAAGTCCACGGAAGACAGGCTCGTATGTGGAAGATCTACTTGCTGATTGTGAAAAAGTAGTGATACTAAAGGATTCTCATTGCGCCGATCCGCATGAGAAGGAGCGTCATCTGCGGGAAAAATTGGAAGAACTGGGATTACCCGTTGAGGGGGATCTCCACATCTGTATGGTCGTTCATGCGATAGAATCGTGGCTTCTCGCGGATGAAGCGGCAATTGGCGCTTATCTCAGCTCAGAGGTGCGGGAAATTCATAGCCCTGAAAACGAATGCAAACCTGAGGATGTCCTGGATGAGCTCTTTAAGAGATCTGGGAGAGTATATCTAAAAGGCGGAGAAGCCCCGCGTGAACTAGCCCGACGACTCAGAGTAGAGAAGGTTATCACCAAATGTCCTTCCTTTAAAAAGTTCAAAACACTTATAGAATGA
- the thiC gene encoding phosphomethylpyrimidine synthase ThiC, whose amino-acid sequence MSFAATWEPSELKRVASNEGVSVEQLQRLLDAGRVVIPRNAKRADNREPVLKAIGELMSTKVNVNVGTSKDYVNCAEEVEKALIAVRYGADTIMDLSTGGDLDETRRRILKEVTVPVGTVPIYRAALERVGARTVVDMSSDDMFNAVRKHAEDGIDFVTIHAGTNLTALERLRRSNRILDVVSRGGAFLVAWMIHNEQENPFYAEYEYLLELAKEYELTLSLGDGMRPGCIADASDRAKFMEAITLGELAQRAREAGVQALIEGPGHVPLDEIEAAVKVIKHVTDFAPLYLLGPLVTDIAPGYDHLVSAIGGAVAGMYGADFLCMVSPSEHLALPSVSDIKEGTIVTKIAAHTADLVKVGQREQARAKDEAMAHARKNLDWERQLEFALNPEEAQRIRASRPSESDACSICGDLCAIKLVREFLKK is encoded by the coding sequence ATGTCCTTTGCAGCTACCTGGGAACCGAGCGAATTGAAGCGCGTGGCGTCGAATGAAGGCGTCAGCGTGGAGCAGTTGCAGCGCTTGCTCGATGCCGGGCGCGTGGTCATCCCGCGGAATGCGAAACGGGCAGATAACCGAGAGCCAGTGCTCAAAGCGATCGGCGAGCTGATGAGCACGAAGGTGAACGTGAATGTGGGCACGTCGAAGGATTATGTGAACTGTGCTGAAGAGGTGGAGAAAGCGCTCATTGCGGTGCGCTACGGCGCGGACACGATAATGGATCTCTCGACCGGTGGCGACCTGGACGAGACGCGCAGACGTATTCTGAAGGAAGTTACCGTGCCTGTTGGAACGGTACCCATCTACCGGGCGGCGCTGGAGCGGGTGGGCGCACGGACAGTGGTGGATATGAGCTCGGACGATATGTTCAATGCAGTTCGGAAGCACGCGGAGGACGGTATTGATTTTGTAACCATCCATGCTGGTACGAATCTGACTGCCCTGGAGCGCTTGCGACGCAGCAATCGTATTCTGGACGTTGTGAGCCGTGGTGGCGCGTTCCTCGTCGCCTGGATGATCCATAACGAGCAGGAGAATCCGTTTTATGCGGAATACGAGTATCTGCTTGAGCTCGCGAAGGAGTACGAGTTGACGCTCAGCTTGGGTGACGGCATGCGGCCGGGCTGCATCGCCGATGCCTCCGATCGCGCGAAGTTCATGGAGGCCATTACACTCGGCGAGCTCGCACAGCGAGCCCGTGAGGCGGGTGTGCAGGCGCTCATTGAGGGGCCGGGGCATGTCCCGCTGGACGAGATCGAAGCCGCGGTGAAGGTGATCAAGCACGTGACCGATTTCGCACCGCTGTATCTGCTAGGGCCGCTCGTCACGGACATCGCGCCGGGCTACGACCATCTCGTGAGTGCGATCGGCGGCGCGGTCGCGGGCATGTACGGCGCGGACTTCCTGTGCATGGTCTCGCCCTCAGAGCATCTCGCCTTGCCGTCCGTCAGCGACATCAAGGAGGGCACGATCGTGACGAAGATCGCCGCGCACACCGCCGACCTGGTCAAAGTGGGCCAGCGCGAGCAGGCGCGAGCAAAAGATGAGGCGATGGCACATGCACGCAAGAATCTTGATTGGGAGCGGCAGCTTGAGTTCGCTCTTAATCCCGAGGAAGCGCAGCGAATACGGGCGAGCAGGCCGTCTGAGAGCGACGCGTGCTCTATCTGTGGTGACCTGTGCGCGATCAAGCTGGTGCGTGAGTTTTTGAAGAAGTGA
- the mtnA gene encoding S-methyl-5-thioribose-1-phosphate isomerase has protein sequence MRTIAWDDERELVTLIDQTLLPAEYRIVTCADVATLVEAIQSLRVRGAPALGAAGAFGVVLACMNAPDDATLRQAVKQLREARPTAVNLAYGVDRAFQAALRGSNRRERVAYALVEAKRIAEEDVVVNRQIGEHGSALLEDGDVVLTHCNAGRLACVDWGTALGVVRSAVAQGKRIEVIACETRPLNQGSRLTAWELLQDGIPVTIITDSMSAAVMRQGRVDKVIVGADRVVRDGVFNKIGTYMHAVVAKAHGIPFYVAAPRSSFDLKRRSDEVQIEERAPEELIFCGTNQLAPRDVRVYNPAFDFTPFELIEAVITELGVIRPAELAELRW, from the coding sequence ATGCGAACGATTGCCTGGGATGATGAGCGCGAGCTGGTGACGCTCATCGATCAGACGCTGCTGCCAGCGGAGTACCGGATCGTAACGTGTGCTGATGTTGCTACTCTGGTCGAGGCGATCCAGAGCTTGCGCGTGCGCGGCGCACCAGCCTTGGGCGCCGCCGGTGCGTTTGGCGTGGTTCTGGCCTGTATGAACGCGCCGGACGACGCTACACTGCGTCAAGCGGTGAAGCAGTTGCGAGAAGCGCGGCCTACTGCGGTAAACCTCGCTTACGGTGTTGATCGAGCATTTCAGGCCGCACTGCGAGGCTCGAACAGGCGTGAACGCGTGGCGTACGCGCTGGTCGAAGCGAAACGGATCGCGGAGGAAGACGTTGTCGTGAATCGGCAGATCGGCGAGCATGGTAGTGCGCTGCTGGAAGATGGCGATGTCGTGCTGACCCATTGCAATGCAGGCCGGCTTGCATGCGTGGATTGGGGCACCGCGCTGGGTGTGGTGCGGTCCGCGGTGGCGCAGGGTAAGCGGATCGAAGTGATCGCCTGCGAGACGCGGCCGCTCAATCAGGGCTCGCGACTCACTGCCTGGGAGCTGCTCCAGGATGGCATTCCAGTCACGATCATTACGGACAGCATGAGTGCCGCCGTGATGCGTCAAGGAAGGGTGGATAAGGTAATCGTCGGCGCTGATCGGGTGGTTCGGGATGGCGTGTTTAATAAGATCGGAACATACATGCACGCGGTGGTCGCGAAGGCGCATGGGATCCCGTTTTATGTCGCGGCACCGCGCTCATCGTTCGATCTGAAACGGCGATCTGACGAGGTGCAGATAGAGGAACGTGCTCCTGAAGAGCTCATATTCTGCGGTACAAACCAGCTTGCGCCACGGGATGTCCGCGTCTACAACCCCGCCTTCGATTTCACGCCGTTTGAGCTGATCGAAGCGGTGATTACCGAGCTTGGGGTGATACGCCCAGCTGAGTTAGCGGAGCTGCGCTGGTGA
- a CDS encoding 4Fe-4S dicluster domain-containing protein — protein MKLLLKFPLPLDELPYTAEVILETGVKMSIDTATRGELIIDVPNKQADQVVDLFRAKGIEVRRLLKLVAWNDERCVHCGACISVCPTEVFAFDPSWTLTLDEEKCVRCEMCVKACPRRALTCVT, from the coding sequence ATGAAGCTGCTCTTGAAGTTCCCGTTACCGCTGGATGAGCTGCCTTATACTGCCGAAGTCATCCTCGAAACGGGCGTAAAGATGAGCATCGACACGGCGACCCGGGGCGAGCTCATCATCGACGTGCCGAACAAGCAAGCTGACCAGGTGGTGGATCTCTTCAGGGCGAAGGGGATCGAAGTCCGGCGGTTGTTGAAGCTGGTCGCGTGGAATGATGAACGATGCGTCCACTGTGGTGCGTGTATCTCGGTCTGCCCCACTGAGGTCTTCGCGTTCGATCCGTCCTGGACGCTCACGTTAGATGAGGAGAAGTGCGTGCGCTGCGAGATGTGTGTGAAAGCATGCCCGCGGAGGGCGTTGACCTGCGTGACGTGA
- a CDS encoding cob(I)yrinic acid a,c-diamide adenosyltransferase, which produces MGTGEGKIIVYYGKGEGKTTSSIGHAIRALGHNKKVVILQFMKGRQTTGEYQFLKDIENLQIALCGAPFFLRDERSRELHLQKAQEGLELAQRVLKEQQTDLLVLDEILYAVKFGLVAEDDVLALLKMRRRTDIILSGREPGARILKLADIATHMEKVKHYWDETSSTTSGIEY; this is translated from the coding sequence ATGGGCACCGGTGAGGGCAAAATAATCGTCTATTACGGGAAAGGCGAGGGAAAGACCACCAGCTCCATCGGGCATGCTATACGGGCGTTAGGGCATAACAAGAAGGTGGTAATACTGCAGTTCATGAAAGGACGGCAAACCACCGGCGAATATCAGTTTCTGAAGGATATTGAGAACCTCCAGATAGCGCTCTGTGGCGCGCCTTTTTTTCTGCGAGACGAGCGCTCACGGGAACTGCATCTCCAGAAGGCGCAAGAAGGGCTGGAACTCGCGCAGCGCGTGCTCAAAGAGCAGCAGACTGACCTTCTGGTTCTCGATGAGATATTATACGCGGTAAAATTCGGGCTGGTAGCCGAGGATGATGTCCTGGCGTTACTGAAGATGAGAAGGCGTACTGACATCATACTCAGCGGTAGGGAGCCGGGTGCTCGGATACTGAAGCTGGCGGATATAGCCACACACATGGAGAAGGTCAAGCATTACTGGGACGAAACCAGCAGCACAACGTCAGGAATAGAATATTAA
- a CDS encoding DUF1847 domain-containing protein yields the protein MRCAACKDKACAACKDCTEITDVAKARYASDSEALRSLKVATQIESRYYLRKTRLEELILYAQGMGYQKLGVAFCIGLAQEAATLCAILEQNFDVSSVCCKLCGIDKAYFGLERLHAGAVADEPKSEAMCNPVGQAHILNKERTDLNIILGLCIGHDTVFTEYSEAPVTTLAVKDRVLAHNPLGAVYSNYYRSKLREPEHK from the coding sequence ATGCGGTGCGCAGCATGTAAAGATAAGGCCTGTGCAGCGTGCAAGGACTGCACGGAGATAACGGACGTTGCGAAGGCAAGATACGCGAGCGATAGCGAAGCGCTCAGATCGCTGAAGGTTGCGACACAGATAGAGTCGCGGTATTACCTGCGGAAGACGCGCCTTGAGGAATTGATCCTGTACGCACAGGGGATGGGCTATCAGAAGCTGGGCGTTGCTTTCTGCATCGGCCTGGCACAGGAGGCCGCGACGCTCTGTGCGATCCTCGAGCAAAACTTTGATGTCTCCTCGGTCTGCTGCAAGCTCTGCGGGATTGACAAAGCGTATTTCGGCCTGGAACGGCTTCACGCAGGTGCTGTAGCAGACGAACCGAAGAGCGAAGCCATGTGCAACCCGGTTGGACAGGCACATATACTGAACAAAGAACGAACGGATCTCAACATTATCCTCGGCCTGTGCATCGGTCATGATACGGTATTTACCGAATACTCCGAGGCGCCAGTAACGACACTTGCTGTTAAAGACCGCGTGCTCGCGCACAATCCGCTTGGCGCTGTATACTCTAACTATTATCGCAGCAAGCTGCGAGAACCCGAACATAAATAA
- a CDS encoding DUF2813 domain-containing protein: MIKKLKIKYYRSLKDLELELDKFNVLIGPNASGKSNLLDCLAFISELTTDNVYRDLDTRGGYERVVFGGRKVTIELSLEFMLENKVSEFFISLSENGIVEEELSIAGEKIIERHPGEMAKMLVSAPSETKYEQRQLGGWDSAIKEYPEFRDYLTAWRSYNFMTSDMRRKDSAKKNLVLEKTGGNLAQVLLSLHNERPRTFDKIEEILRQAIPQIDELLTPLTEEGDTYIAIREKGFDSPFNYFQVSDGTLKLLAYITAIASEEANVICFEEPENFIHPRLFELLVEVLKGSDKQIILSTHSPYLVDFVEPKDVIIVEKKNNATVISRIKEGDKLKERLAELGLALGEYWYGGGLGGNP, from the coding sequence ATGATAAAGAAGCTAAAAATAAAGTACTACAGGAGTTTGAAGGATCTAGAACTAGAACTCGACAAATTCAACGTCTTAATCGGCCCGAACGCGAGCGGAAAGAGCAATTTGCTGGATTGCTTGGCGTTCATTTCAGAACTCACCACAGACAATGTTTACAGAGACTTAGACACTCGAGGAGGATACGAACGTGTAGTCTTCGGTGGCAGAAAAGTGACTATTGAATTATCCCTTGAGTTCATGCTGGAAAACAAAGTTTCCGAGTTTTTTATTTCGCTTTCTGAAAACGGTATAGTCGAGGAAGAGTTATCCATCGCAGGTGAAAAGATTATTGAGCGTCATCCTGGTGAAATGGCGAAAATGTTGGTGTCAGCCCCGTCTGAAACGAAATATGAACAGCGGCAATTAGGTGGTTGGGATTCAGCAATTAAGGAATACCCAGAATTCCGAGACTATCTCACCGCCTGGCGATCCTATAATTTTATGACCTCCGATATGAGGCGGAAAGATTCGGCGAAGAAGAATCTCGTTCTGGAAAAAACCGGTGGAAATTTAGCGCAAGTTCTGCTCTCGTTACATAACGAGCGCCCCAGGACTTTTGACAAAATAGAGGAGATATTGCGGCAAGCAATCCCGCAGATCGACGAGCTTCTGACTCCCTTGACGGAAGAAGGAGATACGTACATTGCAATCAGAGAAAAAGGCTTTGATTCGCCGTTTAATTACTTTCAAGTTTCTGATGGCACGCTGAAGCTGTTGGCGTATATCACCGCAATCGCATCAGAAGAGGCGAACGTAATTTGCTTTGAAGAGCCGGAGAACTTCATTCATCCGCGACTGTTTGAGCTTTTAGTTGAGGTCTTGAAGGGATCAGATAAGCAGATTATCCTCTCCACGCATTCGCCGTATCTCGTTGATTTTGTCGAGCCCAAAGACGTGATAATCGTCGAGAAAAAAAATAACGCGACGGTTATAAGTAGAATAAAAGAAGGTGACAAACTCAAAGAACGTTTAGCAGAGCTTGGACTGGCACTTGGCGAATACTGGTATGGTGGAGGTCTGGGCGGCAATCCATGA